The following coding sequences are from one Streptomyces sp. NBC_00536 window:
- the acs gene encoding acetate--CoA ligase, translating to MPGDTTDTLGKGDVVSNDSLANLLKEERRFAPPADLATAANVTAAAYEQADADRLGFWAEQARRLSWAAEPTETLDWSNPPFAKWFADGKLNVAYNCVDRHVEAGNGDRVAIHFEGEPGDSRSITYAELKDEVSRAANALTELGVRTGDRVAVYLPMIPEAVVAMLACARLGAAHSVVFGGFSADAVASRIQDADAKLVITADGGYRRGKPTALKPAIDEAVAKCPQVEHVLVVRRTGQDTAFSEGRDVWWHDVVGRQSAEHTPEAFDAEHPLFILYTSGTTGKPKGILHTSGGYLTQASYTHHAVFDLKPETDVYWCTADIGWVTGHSYIVYGPLANGATQVMYEGTPDTPHQGRFWEVVQKYGVTILYTAPTAIRTFMKWGDDIPAKFDLSSLRVLGSVGEPINPEAWMWYRKNIGGDRCPIVDTWWQTETGAMMISPLPGVTATKPGSAQRALPGIGATVVDDEGNEVPNGGGGYLVLTEPWPSMLRTIWGDDQRFIDTYWSRFQGKYFAGDGAKKDDDGDIWLLGRVDDVMLVSGHNISTTEVESALVSHPAVAEAAVVGAADETTGQAIVAFVILRGSAAETDTLVAELRNHVGATLGPIAKPKRILPVQELPKTRSGKIMRRLLRDVAENRAVGDVTTLADSSVMDLIQTQLPSAGSED from the coding sequence ATACCCGGGGACACAACGGACACCCTGGGAAAGGGAGATGTCGTGAGCAATGACAGCCTGGCCAACCTGCTCAAGGAGGAGCGGCGGTTCGCACCGCCCGCCGATCTGGCCACCGCCGCCAATGTGACGGCCGCGGCGTACGAACAGGCCGACGCGGACAGGCTGGGCTTCTGGGCCGAGCAGGCACGTCGGCTGAGCTGGGCCGCCGAGCCCACCGAGACGCTCGACTGGAGCAACCCGCCCTTCGCGAAGTGGTTCGCGGACGGCAAGCTGAACGTCGCCTACAACTGCGTGGACCGTCACGTCGAGGCCGGCAACGGCGACCGGGTGGCCATCCACTTCGAGGGCGAGCCCGGCGACAGCCGCTCGATCACCTACGCCGAGCTCAAGGACGAGGTCTCCCGGGCCGCCAACGCCCTGACCGAGCTGGGTGTGCGCACCGGCGACCGGGTCGCCGTCTACCTGCCGATGATCCCCGAGGCCGTCGTCGCGATGCTCGCGTGCGCCCGGCTCGGCGCCGCCCACTCCGTGGTCTTCGGCGGTTTCTCCGCCGACGCCGTCGCCTCCCGCATCCAGGACGCCGACGCCAAGCTCGTCATCACCGCCGACGGCGGCTACCGCCGCGGCAAGCCCACCGCGCTCAAGCCCGCCATCGACGAAGCCGTGGCCAAGTGCCCGCAGGTCGAGCACGTGCTCGTGGTCCGGCGCACCGGCCAGGACACCGCCTTCTCCGAAGGCCGGGACGTCTGGTGGCACGATGTCGTCGGCCGCCAGTCCGCCGAGCACACCCCCGAGGCCTTCGACGCGGAGCACCCGCTCTTCATCCTCTACACCTCGGGCACCACGGGGAAGCCGAAGGGCATCCTGCACACCTCGGGCGGCTACCTCACGCAGGCCTCGTACACCCACCACGCCGTCTTCGACCTCAAGCCGGAGACCGACGTCTACTGGTGCACCGCCGACATCGGCTGGGTGACCGGGCACTCCTACATCGTCTACGGGCCGCTCGCCAACGGCGCCACCCAGGTGATGTACGAGGGCACCCCCGACACCCCGCACCAGGGGCGGTTCTGGGAGGTCGTGCAGAAGTACGGCGTCACCATCCTCTACACCGCGCCGACGGCCATCCGGACGTTCATGAAGTGGGGCGACGACATCCCCGCGAAGTTCGACCTGTCGAGCCTGCGCGTGCTGGGATCGGTCGGCGAGCCGATCAACCCCGAGGCCTGGATGTGGTACCGCAAGAACATCGGCGGTGACCGCTGCCCGATCGTCGACACGTGGTGGCAGACCGAGACCGGCGCCATGATGATCTCGCCGCTGCCCGGTGTCACCGCGACCAAGCCGGGTTCGGCCCAGCGCGCGCTGCCCGGCATCGGCGCCACCGTCGTGGACGACGAGGGCAACGAGGTCCCCAACGGCGGTGGCGGCTACCTGGTCCTCACCGAGCCGTGGCCCTCGATGCTGCGCACCATCTGGGGCGACGACCAGCGGTTCATCGACACCTACTGGTCCCGCTTCCAGGGCAAGTACTTCGCCGGTGACGGCGCCAAGAAGGACGACGACGGCGACATCTGGCTGCTCGGCCGGGTCGACGACGTGATGCTGGTGTCCGGCCACAACATCTCGACCACCGAGGTCGAGTCGGCCCTCGTCTCGCACCCCGCGGTCGCCGAGGCGGCCGTGGTCGGCGCGGCGGACGAGACCACCGGCCAGGCCATCGTGGCCTTCGTCATCCTGCGCGGCAGCGCCGCCGAGACCGACACCCTGGTCGCGGAACTGCGGAACCACGTGGGCGCCACCCTCGGCCCGATCGCCAAGCCGAAGCGGATCCTGCCAGTCCAGGAGCTGCCGAAGACCCGCTCCGGCAAGATCATGCGCCGCCTGCTGCGCGACGTGGCGGAGAACCGGGCGGTCGGTGACGTCACCACGCTCGCGGACTCCTCGGTCATGGACCTGATCCAGACCCAGCTGCCCAGCGCGGGCAGCGAGGACTGA
- a CDS encoding TadA family conjugal transfer-associated ATPase, giving the protein MSAGLLDAVRQRLAESGAEPTPARVAAALRAQGRLLGDAEVLGAAEELRCELVGAGPLEALLADPGVTDVLVAAPDRVWVDRGGGLELTSVTFADAEAVRRLAQRLAAVAGRRLDDARPWVDARLPDGTRLHAVLPPVSVGSACLSLRVVRPRAFTLEELVAAGTLPPGGQRLLRALVEARLSFLVSGGTGTGKTTLLSALLGLVGPGERIVLAEDSAELRPDHPHVVRLEARPANQEGAGLVTLADLVRQALRMRPDRLVVGEVRGPEVADLLAALNTGHEGGCGTVHANAAAHVPARMEALGSAAGLDRAALHSQLAAALTLVIHLVRDRGGQRRVAEVHVLERDAAGLVVTVPALRWGARGFVREAGWERLRPLLGGIR; this is encoded by the coding sequence ATGAGCGCGGGGCTGCTGGACGCGGTGCGCCAGCGGCTCGCCGAGAGCGGGGCCGAGCCGACCCCGGCCCGGGTGGCGGCGGCGCTGCGGGCCCAGGGGCGCCTGCTGGGGGACGCGGAAGTGCTGGGCGCGGCCGAGGAGTTGCGGTGCGAGCTGGTCGGCGCGGGCCCACTGGAGGCGCTGCTGGCCGACCCCGGGGTGACGGACGTCCTGGTGGCGGCGCCCGACCGGGTGTGGGTGGACCGGGGCGGGGGGCTGGAGCTGACCTCCGTGACCTTCGCGGACGCGGAGGCGGTGCGCAGGCTCGCGCAGCGGCTGGCCGCCGTCGCGGGCCGTCGGCTGGACGACGCGCGGCCCTGGGTGGACGCGCGGCTGCCGGACGGGACCCGGCTGCACGCGGTGCTCCCGCCGGTCTCCGTGGGGTCGGCCTGCCTGTCGTTGCGGGTGGTGCGGCCGCGGGCGTTCACCCTGGAGGAGCTGGTGGCCGCGGGGACGCTGCCCCCGGGTGGCCAGCGGCTGCTCCGGGCGCTGGTCGAGGCCCGGCTCTCGTTCCTGGTGTCCGGGGGCACCGGAACCGGGAAGACCACGCTGCTCAGCGCGTTGCTTGGGCTGGTCGGGCCGGGTGAGCGGATCGTGCTGGCCGAGGACTCGGCCGAGCTGCGCCCCGACCATCCCCACGTGGTGCGGCTGGAGGCCCGGCCCGCGAACCAGGAGGGCGCGGGCCTGGTCACCCTGGCGGATCTGGTCCGCCAGGCGCTGCGGATGCGGCCGGACCGGCTGGTGGTGGGTGAGGTGCGGGGGCCCGAGGTGGCGGATCTGCTGGCCGCGCTGAACACCGGGCACGAGGGCGGGTGCGGGACGGTCCATGCGAATGCCGCCGCGCACGTGCCGGCCCGGATGGAGGCGCTCGGGAGCGCCGCCGGGCTCGACCGGGCCGCCCTGCACAGCCAGTTGGCGGCCGCGCTGACGCTGGTGATCCATCTGGTCCGGGACCGGGGCGGGCAGCGGCGGGTGGCCGAGGTGCACGTGCTGGAGCGGGATGCCGCCGGACTGGTGGTGACGGTACCGGCGTTGCGCTGGGGTGCGCGGGGCTTCGTCCGCGAGGCGGGCTGGGAGCGGCTGCGCCCGCTGCTGGGAGGGATCCGGTGA
- a CDS encoding ATP-binding protein, with product MKIAFVGKGGSGKSTLSSLFIRHLAANEAPVVAVDADINQHLGAALGLTEEEAAAMPAMGAHLPLIKEYLRGSNPRITSAEMMIKTTPPGTGSRLLRVAEDNPVYDACARTVILDGHEEGDVEYVRLMATGPFTESDLGVACYHSKVGAVELCLNHLVDGPDEYVVVDMTAGSDSFASGMFTRFDMTFLVAEPTLKGISVYRQYKEYARDFGITLRVVGNKVQGQDDIDFLRAEVGSDLLVTVGHSDWVRAMEKGRPAPFDLLEASNRVALQVLQDAADDSYAGRDWARYTEQMVHFHRKNAESWGNAKTGVDLADQIDPDFVLHERLGHQRLGEPLAGVAAGASGDPLSSPLPTPQPA from the coding sequence ATGAAGATCGCTTTCGTGGGAAAGGGCGGCAGCGGCAAGAGCACGCTGTCCTCCCTCTTCATCCGCCACCTCGCAGCCAATGAAGCCCCCGTCGTCGCGGTGGACGCCGACATCAACCAGCACCTGGGCGCCGCCCTCGGCCTCACCGAGGAAGAGGCCGCCGCGATGCCCGCCATGGGTGCGCACCTGCCGCTGATCAAGGAGTACCTGCGCGGCTCCAATCCCCGCATCACCTCCGCCGAGATGATGATCAAGACCACCCCGCCCGGCACCGGCTCCCGCCTGCTGCGCGTCGCCGAGGACAACCCGGTCTACGACGCGTGCGCCCGTACCGTCATCCTCGACGGCCACGAGGAGGGCGACGTCGAGTACGTCCGGCTCATGGCCACGGGGCCGTTCACCGAGTCCGATCTGGGCGTGGCCTGCTACCACTCGAAGGTCGGGGCGGTCGAACTCTGCCTGAACCACCTCGTGGACGGCCCCGACGAGTACGTGGTCGTCGACATGACGGCCGGTTCGGACTCCTTCGCCTCCGGCATGTTCACCCGCTTCGACATGACCTTCCTGGTCGCCGAGCCGACCCTCAAGGGCATCTCCGTCTACCGCCAGTACAAGGAGTACGCGCGGGACTTCGGGATCACGCTCAGGGTGGTCGGAAACAAGGTCCAGGGACAGGACGACATCGACTTCCTGCGCGCCGAGGTGGGGAGCGACCTGCTCGTCACCGTCGGGCACTCCGACTGGGTACGGGCGATGGAGAAGGGCCGCCCGGCCCCCTTCGACCTGCTGGAGGCCAGCAACCGGGTGGCCCTGCAGGTGCTGCAGGACGCGGCCGACGACTCCTACGCGGGGCGCGACTGGGCCCGGTACACCGAGCAGATGGTGCACTTCCACCGGAAGAACGCCGAGAGCTGGGGCAACGCGAAGACCGGGGTCGACCTGGCGGACCAGATCGACCCCGATTTCGTCCTGCACGAGCGCCTCGGTCACCAGCGCCTCGGCGAGCCCCTCGCGGGGGTGGCCGCCGGAGCGTCCGGTGATCCGCTCAGCTCTCCTCTGCCGACTCCGCAGCCGGCTTGA
- a CDS encoding HAD family hydrolase: MVGAYARGVENQPLPHSLPRTAAFFDLDKTVIAKSSTLTFSKSFYQGGLINRRAVLRTAYTQFIFLAGGADHDQMERMREYLSALCKGWNVQQVREIVAEALHDLIDPIIYDEAASLIEAHHTAGRDVVIVSTSGAEVVEPIGEMLGADRVVATRMVVGEDGCFTGEIEYYAYGPTKAEAVRELAESEGYDLARCYAYSDSATDVPMLEAVGHPHAVNPDRALRREALAREWPVLVFNRPVRLKQRLPGLSMPARPALIAAAAVGAAAVTAGLVWYASRRRANAVNALAAVTGTA; encoded by the coding sequence ATGGTGGGCGCATATGCTCGGGGCGTGGAAAATCAGCCCTTGCCGCACTCCTTGCCTCGCACCGCTGCCTTCTTCGACCTGGACAAGACGGTCATTGCGAAGTCGAGCACGCTGACGTTCAGCAAGTCCTTCTACCAGGGCGGCCTGATCAACCGGCGAGCGGTGCTGCGCACCGCGTACACCCAGTTCATCTTCCTGGCCGGCGGCGCCGACCACGATCAGATGGAGCGGATGCGGGAGTACCTCTCCGCGCTCTGCAAGGGGTGGAACGTGCAGCAGGTCCGGGAGATCGTCGCCGAAGCCCTGCACGACCTCATCGACCCGATCATCTACGACGAGGCCGCCTCCCTCATCGAGGCCCATCACACCGCGGGCCGTGATGTGGTGATCGTGTCCACCTCCGGCGCGGAAGTGGTCGAGCCGATCGGCGAGATGCTCGGCGCCGACCGGGTCGTCGCCACGCGCATGGTGGTCGGCGAGGACGGCTGCTTCACGGGCGAGATCGAGTACTACGCCTACGGGCCCACCAAGGCCGAAGCCGTAAGGGAGTTGGCCGAGTCCGAGGGCTACGACCTCGCGCGCTGCTATGCCTACAGCGACTCGGCGACGGACGTCCCGATGCTGGAGGCCGTGGGCCACCCGCACGCGGTCAACCCCGACCGAGCGCTGCGCCGCGAGGCGCTCGCGCGCGAGTGGCCGGTCCTGGTCTTCAACCGACCCGTCCGGCTCAAGCAGCGGCTGCCCGGGCTCTCCATGCCCGCACGCCCCGCGCTGATCGCGGCGGCGGCCGTCGGCGCGGCCGCGGTCACGGCGGGCCTGGTCTGGTACGCCAGCCGCCGCCGGGCGAACGCCGTGAACGCCCTCGCGGCGGTCACCGGCACCGCCTGA
- a CDS encoding oxidoreductase produces the protein MSSASDPLAALTSLPGVPEAVDSVRKAVDRVYGHRVMRRRAGEITSEAALRAARGSAALSGADWALEEVRRRSDFGSEEQARTVGAALRLTAEAGQLLSIWRQSPMRVLARLHLVAVGQVRTGTGAGAGSAAASGSAPGADGIAADTVGRPRLAGEPVDEPLVELPLPDAQEVAGRLEGLSGLIIGGSSAPALVTAAVVHGELLALRPFGSYNGLVARAAERIVLINSGLDPKAICPAEVGHAEQGRAAYLAAFEGYVSGTPEGMAAWIAHCGRAVELGVRESTAVCEALQRGAA, from the coding sequence ATGAGTAGCGCTTCTGACCCGCTGGCCGCCCTGACCTCGCTCCCCGGTGTTCCGGAGGCGGTGGACTCCGTACGCAAGGCCGTGGACCGGGTCTACGGGCACCGGGTGATGCGCCGTCGCGCCGGGGAGATCACCTCGGAGGCCGCGCTGCGCGCGGCCCGCGGGAGCGCGGCGCTGTCCGGGGCGGACTGGGCGCTGGAAGAGGTGCGGCGGCGCAGTGACTTCGGCTCGGAGGAGCAGGCGCGGACCGTGGGCGCGGCGCTGCGGCTCACCGCCGAGGCCGGGCAGCTGCTGAGCATCTGGCGGCAGTCGCCGATGCGGGTGCTGGCACGGCTGCACCTGGTGGCGGTGGGGCAGGTGAGGACGGGTACGGGCGCGGGTGCGGGCTCGGCCGCGGCTTCCGGTTCCGCTCCGGGCGCCGACGGGATCGCCGCGGACACCGTGGGGCGGCCGCGGCTGGCCGGTGAGCCGGTGGACGAGCCGCTGGTGGAACTGCCGCTGCCGGACGCGCAAGAGGTCGCGGGGCGGCTGGAGGGGCTGTCCGGGCTGATCATCGGAGGGAGTTCGGCCCCGGCGCTGGTCACCGCGGCGGTAGTGCACGGCGAACTGCTGGCCCTGCGGCCGTTCGGTTCGTACAACGGCCTGGTCGCGCGGGCGGCCGAGCGGATCGTGCTCATCAACAGCGGCCTCGACCCGAAGGCGATCTGCCCGGCGGAGGTCGGTCACGCGGAGCAGGGCCGGGCGGCGTACCTGGCGGCCTTCGAGGGGTACGTGTCCGGGACTCCGGAGGGGATGGCGGCCTGGATCGCGCACTGCGGCCGGGCGGTCGAACTGGGTGTCCGCGAGTCGACGGCGGTGTGCGAGGCGCTGCAGCGCGGCGCCGCCTGA
- a CDS encoding SulP family inorganic anion transporter — protein MTASAPTRPTHHGSPPPAPPGGPPRLPPGFAADLSASAAVFLIALPLSLGIALATGAPLEAGLVAAAVGGIVAGRFGGAPLQVSGAATGLTVVTAELIQRYGWRTTCAITVLAGLCQLGLALLRTARSALMVSPSIVHGMLAGVGVTIAIAQLHIVLGGTPQSSAVANVLGLPAQLADLHPWALAVSALTLTVLLAWPRLPGRAGRALRKVPAALAAVAAATAFAAFGGLSLPRVDLPSWSSHALPELPEGPVLGILAAVLTVTLVGSVESLLSSVATDKLIASSRGTDGRPARADLNRELRGQGLANIVSGALGGLPVAGGAIRSVANVKSGAVSRRSSMLHGLWVVLAAGLLVPVLDLIPLAALAALVMAVGVQMASITRLRNVTRHREIVVYLTTITAVVLGGVLEGVAVGIAVAVAIALHRLARTRITLEVQDDGAVHRVWARGQLTFLAVPRLSRVLGQIPQHGHAVIELDGSFIDHAAYETLQDWQDSHLAHGGSVEITGRSGARIGEPDRAQRGAHHCCRPWTPWQNHCDHRTEAAETGAAAAEQEPSADSAREQAAESARAARPAAGPRRRGAGQLANGIGAFQRDTAPHVRDELARLAREGQSPSQLFLTCADSRLVTSMITASGPGDLFTVRNVGNLVPLPGAESTDDSVAAAIEYAVDVLRVDSITVCGHSGCGAMQALLNAAPGAPMTPLRRWLRHGLPSLARMASRHHAWVRISGRLPADAVEQLCLTNVVQQLEHLRAHESVARRLAEGTLELHGMYFHVGEAQAYLLSPGEDFFDCRVFDSVLPDTKGAKTAKRDAPAPPRTATHA, from the coding sequence ATGACCGCCAGCGCCCCCACGCGCCCCACCCACCACGGCTCCCCGCCCCCGGCGCCACCCGGGGGTCCACCCCGGCTCCCGCCCGGCTTCGCCGCCGACCTGTCCGCCTCCGCCGCCGTCTTCCTGATCGCCCTGCCACTCTCCCTGGGCATCGCCCTCGCCACCGGCGCCCCGCTGGAGGCGGGACTCGTGGCCGCGGCGGTGGGCGGGATCGTCGCCGGACGGTTCGGCGGGGCCCCGCTCCAGGTGAGCGGTGCCGCCACCGGACTCACCGTCGTCACCGCCGAGTTGATCCAGCGCTACGGCTGGCGCACCACCTGCGCCATCACCGTGCTCGCGGGGCTCTGCCAGCTGGGCCTGGCCCTGCTGCGCACCGCCCGCTCGGCCCTCATGGTCAGCCCGTCCATCGTCCACGGGATGCTCGCGGGCGTCGGCGTGACGATCGCGATCGCCCAGCTCCACATCGTGCTCGGCGGCACCCCGCAGAGTTCCGCCGTGGCCAATGTGCTGGGGCTGCCCGCCCAGTTGGCCGACCTCCACCCGTGGGCGCTCGCCGTCAGTGCGCTCACCCTGACCGTGCTGCTCGCCTGGCCGCGGCTGCCCGGGCGGGCCGGGCGGGCGCTGCGCAAGGTGCCGGCGGCGCTCGCGGCCGTCGCCGCGGCCACCGCCTTCGCGGCCTTCGGCGGGCTCAGCCTGCCCCGGGTCGACCTGCCGTCCTGGAGCAGTCACGCCCTGCCCGAGCTGCCCGAGGGGCCCGTCCTCGGCATCCTCGCGGCGGTGCTGACCGTCACCCTGGTCGGCAGCGTGGAGTCGCTGCTGTCCTCGGTCGCCACCGACAAGCTGATCGCCTCCAGCCGCGGTACGGACGGCCGCCCGGCGCGCGCCGACCTCAACCGGGAACTGCGCGGCCAGGGCCTGGCGAACATCGTCTCCGGCGCGCTGGGCGGACTGCCGGTCGCCGGCGGGGCCATCCGCAGCGTGGCCAACGTCAAGTCCGGTGCGGTCAGCCGCAGGTCGTCGATGCTGCACGGGCTCTGGGTGGTGCTCGCGGCCGGGCTGCTCGTCCCCGTCCTGGACCTGATCCCGCTCGCCGCGCTGGCCGCGCTCGTCATGGCCGTGGGCGTCCAGATGGCCAGCATCACGCGGCTGCGCAATGTCACCCGCCACCGGGAGATCGTCGTCTACCTCACGACCATCACCGCCGTGGTGCTCGGCGGGGTGCTCGAAGGCGTGGCCGTCGGGATCGCGGTGGCCGTCGCCATCGCCCTGCACCGGCTGGCGCGCACCCGGATCACCCTGGAGGTGCAGGACGACGGCGCGGTCCACCGGGTGTGGGCGCGCGGCCAGTTGACCTTCCTCGCGGTGCCCCGGCTCAGCCGGGTGCTGGGCCAGATCCCGCAGCACGGGCACGCGGTGATCGAGCTGGACGGCTCCTTCATCGACCACGCGGCCTACGAGACCCTCCAGGACTGGCAGGACTCCCATCTGGCGCACGGCGGTTCGGTGGAGATCACCGGCCGCTCCGGAGCGCGGATCGGCGAGCCCGACCGGGCGCAGCGCGGGGCGCACCACTGCTGCCGCCCCTGGACCCCGTGGCAGAACCACTGTGACCACCGCACGGAGGCGGCAGAGACGGGGGCAGCGGCGGCGGAACAGGAGCCGTCGGCCGACTCCGCTCGGGAACAGGCCGCCGAGTCCGCCCGGGCCGCCCGCCCCGCCGCCGGGCCGCGCCGCCGGGGAGCGGGCCAACTGGCCAACGGGATCGGCGCCTTCCAGCGCGACACCGCCCCGCACGTCCGGGACGAGCTGGCCCGGCTGGCGCGCGAGGGGCAGAGCCCCTCGCAGCTCTTCCTGACCTGCGCGGACTCCCGTCTGGTGACCAGCATGATCACGGCCAGCGGGCCGGGCGACCTGTTCACCGTCCGCAATGTCGGCAATCTGGTGCCGCTGCCCGGCGCGGAGTCCACCGACGACTCCGTCGCGGCCGCCATCGAATACGCGGTGGACGTGCTCCGGGTGGACAGCATCACCGTGTGCGGACATTCGGGGTGCGGGGCGATGCAGGCGCTGCTCAACGCGGCGCCGGGCGCGCCGATGACCCCGTTGCGGCGCTGGCTGCGGCACGGGCTGCCGAGCCTGGCCAGGATGGCGAGCCGGCACCACGCCTGGGTGCGGATCTCGGGCCGGCTGCCCGCGGACGCCGTGGAGCAGCTGTGTCTGACCAATGTGGTGCAGCAGCTGGAGCACCTGCGGGCCCACGAGTCGGTGGCGCGCAGGCTGGCCGAGGGCACGCTGGAACTCCACGGCATGTACTTCCATGTCGGCGAGGCCCAGGCCTATCTGCTCTCGCCGGGCGAGGACTTCTTCGACTGCCGGGTCTTCGACAGTGTCCTGCCGGACACCAAGGGGGCAAAAACGGCCAAGCGGGATGCTCCTGCCCCGCCCAGGACGGCCACGCACGCCTGA
- the ssd gene encoding septum site-determining protein Ssd — protein MARAVAGVVAGPSVGPPAGGRPLIITEDPLLLDDLLRLCAAAGAEPHVDHSVPEHSGTAWATGSGEAEGVEEADRADGADRGGGTRGGGSGWGSRGGGGVDWETAPLVLVGDDAARRVRGAPRRDGVFLVGRDLDDPRVWQRAVEIGAEEVLRLPDAESRLVDRIADVVEGAGRPALTVGVIGGSGGAGASTLACALAVRAAASGERTLLIDGDPLGGGMDVLLGGEGAEGLRWPDFAGSRGRVGADALAESLPELHALRVLSWDRGDRVVVPPAAIRSVVAAARRRGGVVVVDLPRRVDEAVGEVLAQLDLVLLVVPGELRAVAAAGRVAAGVRMVAGDVRVVVRGRLPGGLDAEEVAALLRVPLAGEVPLEVGLPGRVAEGETPGTRVRGALARFCDGFWERALAPSGQGVSV, from the coding sequence ATGGCGCGGGCTGTGGCGGGGGTGGTGGCCGGACCGTCGGTCGGTCCGCCGGCCGGTGGGCGGCCGCTGATCATCACGGAGGATCCGCTGCTGCTCGACGACCTGCTGCGGCTGTGCGCCGCCGCGGGGGCCGAGCCGCATGTGGACCACTCCGTGCCGGAGCACAGCGGAACGGCGTGGGCCACGGGGTCCGGTGAGGCCGAGGGGGTCGAGGAGGCCGACCGGGCCGACGGGGCCGATCGAGGTGGCGGGACACGCGGCGGCGGCTCCGGTTGGGGCTCTCGCGGGGGCGGGGGTGTCGACTGGGAGACCGCGCCGCTCGTCCTGGTCGGGGACGACGCCGCCCGGCGGGTGCGCGGTGCGCCCCGCAGGGACGGGGTGTTCCTCGTCGGGCGGGACCTGGACGACCCCCGGGTGTGGCAGCGGGCGGTGGAGATCGGGGCCGAGGAGGTGCTGCGGCTCCCGGACGCCGAGAGCAGGCTCGTCGACCGGATCGCCGATGTCGTGGAAGGCGCCGGACGGCCCGCGCTCACGGTCGGGGTGATCGGTGGGAGCGGTGGGGCCGGGGCGTCCACGCTCGCCTGCGCCCTGGCGGTGCGGGCCGCCGCCTCCGGGGAGCGGACCCTCCTCATCGACGGCGACCCGCTGGGCGGCGGTATGGACGTGCTGCTCGGGGGTGAGGGCGCGGAGGGGCTGCGCTGGCCGGACTTCGCGGGCTCGCGGGGCCGGGTCGGTGCCGACGCGCTGGCGGAGTCGCTGCCGGAACTGCATGCGCTGCGGGTGCTCAGCTGGGACCGCGGGGACCGGGTGGTGGTGCCGCCCGCGGCCATCCGGTCCGTGGTCGCCGCAGCGCGGCGTCGAGGCGGGGTGGTGGTGGTCGACCTGCCCCGGCGGGTGGACGAGGCGGTGGGCGAGGTGCTGGCCCAGCTGGACCTGGTGCTGCTCGTGGTGCCGGGCGAGCTGCGGGCCGTGGCCGCCGCCGGGCGGGTGGCGGCCGGGGTCCGGATGGTGGCCGGGGACGTGCGGGTGGTGGTCCGGGGGAGGCTCCCCGGCGGGCTGGACGCCGAGGAGGTGGCTGCGCTGCTGCGGGTGCCGCTGGCCGGGGAGGTGCCGCTGGAAGTGGGGCTGCCGGGGCGGGTGGCCGAGGGGGAGACACCGGGGACCCGGGTCCGGGGCGCGCTGGCCCGGTTCTGCGACGGCTTCTGGGAGCGGGCGCTCGCGCCTTCCGGTCAGGGGGTGTCGGTATGA